The sequence CCGCCGCGGCGGTCCCGCCACCGCCGAGGATGCCCATCCGCCCACCGGTCACCTCACGCTGGTAGCCGGCGAACACGAGCGACTCGACGATGCCCTCCACGTCCGTGTTGTAGGCCGTGGAGACCCCGTCCCCGTCCCAGACGACGGTATTGAGGAACCCGAGCCGTTCGGCCCGCGGCGAGTAGCGGTCCACGAGAGGCATCATCGCGGACTTCAGCGGCATGGTGACCGAGAACCCGAGCCAGTCGAAGCCCGTCCCCGAGCTCCGGTCCAGGCCGCCCATGAAGGCGGGCAGCGCCTCCGGTGTCACGTCATGGGCGTCGTAGGCGACGTCCAGGCCCAGGGCGCGGTAGGCGGCCCGGTGCAGGGCCGGTGACTTCGAGTGCGAGATGGGGTGACCGAGGACTCCGGCGGACGGCCTAACCACAGATCTCCGCATTGTCGGCGCAGTAGTCGCGGTATTCCTGCTGATAGATGCGGTGCTGCGCATAGTCCTCTGCGAACTTCGTCTCGCCGGTCTCGATGTTGGTGGTCACCCAGTAGTAGTAGTCGCTGTCCTCCGGATGGGCCGCCGCGTCGAGGGCCTGGGTGGACGGGGCACCGATGGGCCCGGGGGGCAGACCGCGGTGGGCATAGGTGTTGTACTCATTGGAGGCATCCCGCTTGTCCTCCTCGGAGAACTGCAACTGGCGCTGGCCGAGTCCGTAGATCACCGTGGCATCGATCTGCAGGTAGCCGCCGGTCTCCTCGTTGGATGGATTGAGGCGGTTCTCGATGATGCCGGCGACGATCGGGTAGTCGTCCGTCAGCGCCTCGGCCTCCAGGATGGAGGCGATCGTGACGGTGCGGAACTGCTCGGACTCGTCCGTGATCCCCTGTTCCTCGAGCTCGGCCATGGTCGGCTCGATCATCATGGCGAAGATCTCGGCCGGTTCGGCGTCCACCGGGAAGCGGTACTCCCCCGGAGCCAGGTAGCCCTCCAGGCTGGGGGCCTCGGCGGGAAGCCCGAAGTCAGTGGGGTCCGCCGCGGCCGCCTCCAGGTCCTGGACGGAGATGCCCGTGGACTCGCTGACGGCGTTCATGGCCTCGCCCAAGCGCATGCCGCGGTTCACCGCGACGTAGTGGACCTGGCCCTCACCGTCGCGTTGGAGGATGGCCGCGGCGTCCGCGGCCTTCATCTGCTTCTGCAGTGGATAGTCGCCCGGCTGGATCGTGTTCTCCGATCGCGACTGGTTGACGGCCTCGATGAAGGCGGCGCTGCTGGCCACGATGTCCTCCTCCACGAGGCGGTTCCCGATGGCGATGGCGCCCTCACCCTCGTTGACGGAGAACACCACCTCCGCACCGCCAGGGCCCGGGTAGTCCTCGGCCACCGGATCCGGCAGGATGGCCTTCAGCGCGAAGGACAGGCCCGCCACCAGCACCACGAATGCGGCGAAGGCCGCGGTCAGAGCGATGTTGCGGCGGCGGCGCCGCTTCCGGCGCGCCGCCTTCTTCGCCTGCTTCTCGGCATCCAGGGAGCGGTCCCGGTTGACGATGACGGTCTGGTATCCCTTGCGGCCGGCCGGGCGGACGATGACAGGGGTGCCTGAACTGTCGGTACCCACGACAACGGCGTCGTCATCCGCCGCGCCGCGGTCCTGGCCCTGACCGTCTCCGCCGTCGTGACCCTCGTTGCCATCATCGGGCTGTCCGGGGTATTCGCGGCGGTCTTCGCCCAGGCTGGCCTCGTGCTCCGACCGGTGCTCCTCCTCGCGGCGGCGCAGTTCGCGCCGGGTCAGCGGGGACTGAGGGTCCCGGGGGTCGTCAGGAGTCGGATCGTCAGGAGTCAGATCGGCCACGTGTTCCGTCCTCTCCCTCTGGTCCTTCTGGCGCAGGAACTAGCACGGGGCGTCCTGCATCCCGCTGGAGTGATTGTTGCATATTCAACGCCTGCTCGAGGATCTGCACGGCCGCCACCTGGTCCACGACCTCGCGGTGGGTCCGGCTCCCCCGGCCGGCCTCATGCAGTTGCCGGTGGGCCGTGACGGTGCTGAGGCGTTCATCCACGAGCTGCACTCGTGCCGGGCTTCCGGCCGCGAGCAGCTCCGCTGCCAGGTCCTGGGCATAGCGGTGGGCATCCTCCGTGGATTCCGTGGAGCGGCCCTGCATGTTCACCGGATACCCGACGTAGACCACCACGGCCGCCCGCTCCAGGGCCTCCCGGACGATCAGCCGCCGGTCGAAACCCTTCTTGAGGTCCCGCCGGAGCGTCTTCACCGGGGTGGCGAGGATCCCGTCCGGGTCAGAGGCGGCGAGGCCGACGCGGGCCTTGCCGACGTCGACCCCGAGGCGGACCCCGCGTTGCAGTGCACCACTCACGCGCCTGCGGCCCCGACCATCGACTCGATCGCCGTCCGCACGGCAAGCAGGGCGTCATCAATCTTGGCGGCGTCCTGGCCGCCACCCTGGGCCACGTCGTCCTTGCCACCGCCGCCTCCGCCGAGCACGCCGCAGGCGGTCTTGACGAGGGCGCCGGCCTTCAGGCCGGACTCGCGGGCGGCCTGATTGGTGCCGACCACCACGAGCGGACGACCCTTGACGGTGCCCGCCATGGCCACCACCACGGGGGTGCCCGCGGCGTTGCCGGACTGGTTCTCCAACCGGGAGCGCAGGTCCAGCACGAGGGTCCGCAGCTCGTCGCCCGAGCCGACCGGGCCGGCGTCGTGCGCCAGGACCGTGACGGTGGCGCCGGTGCCGGACACCGCCACGGCGTTCTCGACGAGGCGGCCGGCCTCGGCCTGCAGCTGGGCCGAGCGCAGCACGGCGAGTTCCTTCTCGACCTCCTTGAGCCGGGCCAGGGTGCCGGCGACCCGGTCCTTGACCTGGTCCGCCGGGACCTTGAGGAGGCCGGTGAGCTCGTTGACGAGCGTGCGCTCGGTGGCCAGGTGGCGGAAGGCGTCCAGTCCGACGAGGGCCTCGACGCGGCGGTTGCCCGACCCCACTGACTGCTCCCCGAGCAGGGCCAGGGAGCCGATCTCCGCCGTGGCGCCCACGTGGGTGCCACCACACAGCTCGCGGGACCAGGCGCCGTTGACCTCGACCACGCGCACGCGGTC comes from Citricoccus muralis and encodes:
- the mltG gene encoding endolytic transglycosylase MltG, yielding MADLTPDDPTPDDPRDPQSPLTRRELRRREEEHRSEHEASLGEDRREYPGQPDDGNEGHDGGDGQGQDRGAADDDAVVVGTDSSGTPVIVRPAGRKGYQTVIVNRDRSLDAEKQAKKAARRKRRRRRNIALTAAFAAFVVLVAGLSFALKAILPDPVAEDYPGPGGAEVVFSVNEGEGAIAIGNRLVEEDIVASSAAFIEAVNQSRSENTIQPGDYPLQKQMKAADAAAILQRDGEGQVHYVAVNRGMRLGEAMNAVSESTGISVQDLEAAAADPTDFGLPAEAPSLEGYLAPGEYRFPVDAEPAEIFAMMIEPTMAELEEQGITDESEQFRTVTIASILEAEALTDDYPIVAGIIENRLNPSNEETGGYLQIDATVIYGLGQRQLQFSEEDKRDASNEYNTYAHRGLPPGPIGAPSTQALDAAAHPEDSDYYYWVTTNIETGETKFAEDYAQHRIYQQEYRDYCADNAEICG
- the ruvX gene encoding Holliday junction resolvase RuvX; amino-acid sequence: MSGALQRGVRLGVDVGKARVGLAASDPDGILATPVKTLRRDLKKGFDRRLIVREALERAAVVVYVGYPVNMQGRSTESTEDAHRYAQDLAAELLAAGSPARVQLVDERLSTVTAHRQLHEAGRGSRTHREVVDQVAAVQILEQALNMQQSLQRDAGRPVLVPAPEGPEGEDGTRGRSDS